One part of the Sulfolobus tengchongensis genome encodes these proteins:
- a CDS encoding UDP-glucose/GDP-mannose dehydrogenase family protein, with amino-acid sequence MKIGIVGLGYVGLVTASVLADRGHYIVGVDIDEMKINELNSGRIPFYEPGLQELVDKNKDKLIFTKDYGELLDSQFVFITVSTPTVNGKIYLDNVFSAATSLSKINKDSVIVIKSTVIPGTSRKIKKMLNREVLVNPEFLKEGSAIMDTIKPDRIIIGGDSEETIKFLEDLWSFTNSPIIRTSMEEAEMIKYAANSFLAVKISFINEIANLCEKIPNCDVNVIAKAIGMDKRISPYFLNAGLGFGGSCFPKDTAAITSFARDLGERLKIVEAAIEVNNERPFRAVKMMEELIGELKGKTICVLGLAFKPNTDDTRESVGLKIIRLLQEKGANILAYDPKAKVKDIKISSLDECIQYSQGIIISTEWDEFRGIEEKLRDKYVVDGRRVLNYKLLDRNKFRAIGLGE; translated from the coding sequence TTGAAAATTGGGATTGTGGGATTAGGATATGTAGGTTTGGTAACAGCATCAGTTTTGGCTGATAGAGGTCATTATATAGTAGGTGTAGATATAGATGAAATGAAGATTAATGAGCTTAACTCTGGCAGAATACCTTTTTATGAACCGGGATTACAGGAATTAGTAGATAAAAATAAAGATAAGCTGATATTTACCAAAGATTATGGTGAATTATTAGATTCGCAATTTGTCTTTATCACCGTTTCTACCCCTACCGTTAATGGGAAAATATACTTAGATAATGTCTTTTCTGCTGCTACGTCATTATCAAAGATAAATAAAGACTCAGTAATAGTAATTAAAAGTACAGTTATTCCAGGGACTTCAAGAAAAATTAAGAAAATGTTGAATCGAGAAGTTCTAGTGAACCCGGAATTTTTGAAAGAAGGAAGTGCTATTATGGATACAATTAAGCCTGATAGAATTATAATAGGAGGGGATAGTGAGGAGACAATTAAATTTTTAGAAGATTTATGGTCATTTACGAATTCTCCTATAATAAGAACTTCCATGGAAGAAGCTGAAATGATAAAGTATGCTGCTAACTCATTTCTTGCAGTGAAGATCTCATTTATAAACGAAATAGCTAACTTATGTGAAAAAATACCAAACTGTGATGTAAATGTTATAGCAAAGGCAATAGGTATGGACAAGAGAATCTCCCCATATTTCCTTAATGCAGGATTAGGGTTTGGTGGCTCTTGCTTTCCTAAAGATACTGCTGCTATTACCTCTTTTGCAAGGGATCTAGGGGAACGTTTGAAAATAGTAGAAGCTGCCATAGAAGTTAACAATGAAAGACCTTTTAGAGCAGTGAAAATGATGGAAGAGCTAATTGGAGAGCTTAAAGGTAAAACTATTTGTGTGCTTGGATTAGCATTTAAGCCTAATACTGATGATACCAGAGAAAGTGTAGGCTTAAAAATAATTAGATTACTACAAGAAAAGGGGGCTAATATTTTAGCTTATGATCCGAAGGCAAAGGTTAAAGATATTAAAATTAGTAGTTTGGACGAATGTATTCAATATAGCCAAGGTATAATAATTTCAACAGAATGGGATGAATTCAGAGGGATAGAAGAAAAACTAAGGGATAAATATGTAGTGGATGGAAGAAGGGTTTTGAATTATAAGCTTTTAGATAGAAATAAATTTAGAGCAATAGGGTTAGGTGAGTAA
- a CDS encoding NAD-dependent epimerase/dehydratase family protein gives MRFLISGGAGFLGSHLIDSINGEIVIVDDFSTAKYFQAKSNIKVIREKIERFDTTEKYDVVIHLASRPSPEDYMQYPVETALSNSLGTYRMLEIARKSDAIFIYSSSSEIYGDAEIIPTPEDYWGKVNPIGMRSCYDESKRFSEALAMSYYREYGLDVRIQRPFNVYGPRLREDGSYGRVISRFIVQALRGENITIYGDGNQTRSFLYVSDWVEATLKMIYTNGIKGQVFNIGSDKETKIIDLARMILKITGSKSNIVFLPPREDDPRRRAADIKKAKELLKWEPKISLEEGLTRTINWFRSVIS, from the coding sequence ATGAGATTTCTTATAAGTGGTGGAGCAGGGTTCTTAGGCTCTCATCTGATAGATTCAATAAATGGTGAGATAGTTATAGTTGATGATTTCTCTACCGCTAAGTACTTTCAGGCTAAAAGTAATATTAAGGTAATTAGAGAAAAAATAGAGAGATTTGATACAACTGAAAAATATGATGTAGTAATTCATTTAGCATCAAGGCCTTCTCCAGAAGATTATATGCAATATCCTGTTGAAACGGCACTTTCTAACTCGTTGGGCACATATAGAATGTTAGAAATTGCAAGAAAAAGCGATGCTATCTTTATATACAGTTCCAGTTCAGAAATTTATGGAGATGCTGAAATAATACCTACTCCAGAGGACTATTGGGGAAAAGTAAATCCAATAGGAATGAGAAGTTGTTATGACGAAAGTAAACGATTTTCAGAAGCATTAGCAATGTCATATTATAGAGAATACGGATTAGATGTAAGGATTCAAAGACCATTTAACGTCTATGGTCCTAGATTAAGAGAAGATGGAAGTTATGGAAGAGTAATATCTAGATTTATAGTACAAGCATTAAGAGGAGAAAATATAACTATATATGGCGATGGGAATCAGACTAGATCTTTCTTGTACGTATCGGATTGGGTGGAAGCTACCCTAAAAATGATATATACTAATGGCATAAAGGGGCAAGTATTTAATATAGGTTCTGATAAAGAGACAAAGATAATTGATTTAGCTAGAATGATTCTTAAAATTACGGGTAGTAAATCTAACATAGTATTTCTTCCACCTAGAGAAGATGATCCACGTAGAAGAGCTGCAGATATAAAAAAAGCGAAAGAGTTATTAAAATGGGAACCAAAGATAAGTTTAGAAGAAGGATTAACTAGGACAATAAATTGGTTTAGGAGCGTGATAAGTTGA
- a CDS encoding FkbM family methyltransferase, whose amino-acid sequence MKSKIINLLGVRPLSFRDLYLMVNFVLNHKNIKAMENDHRLVKIRYNNIIWNLRYSMLDFDLGIVMATHELEIIKWIDFRALRTFVDVGAYIGTYTLRAAYYGANVYAFEPNPYSYSILEHNIADNNFNNVKLYNVALYDQPAEMDICIGDVGSSLVRECNNQFKVKTLTLDSINFNEKIDLIKIDAEGAEYPILKGGLKTLDMTQKILIEITKDEQDIHNLLVSRGFKIMKKGKTNETTQYILYER is encoded by the coding sequence ATGAAATCAAAAATTATCAACTTACTAGGTGTACGTCCGCTAAGTTTTAGAGACTTATATCTAATGGTGAATTTTGTTCTCAATCATAAAAATATTAAGGCGATGGAAAATGATCATAGATTAGTAAAAATTAGGTATAATAATATTATATGGAATTTGCGATATTCTATGCTAGATTTTGATTTAGGAATAGTAATGGCTACACATGAGTTAGAAATAATTAAATGGATTGATTTCAGAGCATTAAGAACTTTTGTTGACGTAGGAGCTTACATAGGAACATATACGCTAAGAGCAGCATATTATGGAGCTAATGTTTACGCTTTTGAACCAAATCCTTATAGTTATTCTATCTTAGAACATAATATTGCTGATAATAATTTTAATAATGTCAAATTATATAATGTAGCATTATATGATCAGCCTGCGGAAATGGATATATGCATAGGCGATGTGGGTTCCTCTTTAGTTAGAGAATGTAATAATCAATTTAAAGTAAAAACGTTGACCTTAGATAGTATTAATTTTAATGAAAAAATCGATTTAATTAAAATTGATGCTGAAGGAGCTGAATATCCCATACTTAAAGGAGGATTAAAAACATTAGATATGACCCAAAAAATTTTAATTGAAATTACAAAAGATGAACAAGATATTCACAACCTTCTAGTATCTAGAGGATTTAAGATAATGAAAAAAGGCAAAACTAATGAAACTACTCAGTATATTCTTTATGAGAGATAG
- a CDS encoding glycosyltransferase family 2 protein produces MSMLSIIVVNVKGKENLPRLLSSLDKSTFKDFELIVVDTQDINGNFKLVKIEKDLGLAYCRNKGVEASQGKFLLFLDNDTELMVDTLENFIKFIQQNPNYIVQLKLIGDNKKIDAAGGLIDDLGYPFELFKGHNPDEVNSIFYVTYAKGAAIGMSREIFEQLQGFDIEYFYGYDETDFCLRAIKKGNKVVFLPTATVFHHEHGSFSKSLVEREKRLAYYLESRRLYFVFKNFNYKFLIRRLPKLLYYFFGSIFMDIFLRRKFYLASSRIRALAWVVLKSYKIFSIRIKNRRTFVYNEDYLTKKGLIIKHGDRKPIVTNILSERQSQA; encoded by the coding sequence ATGTCAATGCTTAGTATCATAGTGGTAAACGTTAAAGGAAAGGAGAACTTACCTCGACTATTATCATCATTAGATAAATCTACTTTTAAAGACTTTGAACTTATTGTAGTAGATACACAGGATATTAATGGTAATTTTAAGTTAGTCAAAATCGAAAAAGATTTAGGTTTGGCATATTGCAGGAATAAGGGGGTAGAAGCATCTCAAGGTAAATTCTTACTATTTTTAGATAACGATACAGAATTAATGGTGGATACGTTAGAAAATTTTATTAAATTTATTCAGCAAAATCCAAATTACATTGTTCAATTGAAGCTAATAGGTGATAACAAAAAAATTGATGCAGCAGGTGGATTAATAGACGACTTAGGATATCCATTTGAATTGTTTAAAGGACATAATCCGGATGAAGTAAATTCCATATTTTATGTAACATATGCAAAAGGTGCTGCAATAGGAATGAGTAGAGAAATTTTTGAACAGTTACAAGGTTTCGATATAGAGTACTTTTATGGATATGATGAGACTGATTTCTGTCTGAGAGCGATAAAAAAGGGAAACAAAGTTGTCTTTCTTCCTACTGCTACAGTATTCCACCATGAACATGGCTCTTTTTCAAAATCTCTTGTAGAAAGAGAAAAAAGATTAGCATATTATCTAGAGAGTAGAAGGCTATATTTTGTTTTTAAGAATTTTAATTATAAGTTTCTTATTAGACGCTTGCCTAAATTACTTTATTATTTTTTTGGAAGCATATTTATGGATATATTTTTAAGAAGAAAATTTTATCTTGCTTCTTCACGAATTAGAGCACTTGCGTGGGTTGTATTAAAGTCATATAAAATATTCAGCATTAGAATTAAAAATAGGAGGACATTCGTATACAACGAAGATTATCTAACAAAAAAGGGTCTTATAATTAAACATGGAGATCGAAAGCCTATAGTAACTAATATCTTATCAGAAAGACAATCACAGGCTTAA
- a CDS encoding glycosyltransferase family 2 protein encodes MEEIPIIVLNYNGIELLKKYLPSVLNTKYPYKEVVVVDNGSKDGSVEYVKSLDVKIIPLDKNYGPAYARNIALKRFKTKFMAFLDNDVRPEPDWLDILLETIKSDENIAATQSLYTEWPYDDKPRLIPWFSTAAALVRRDIVAQVGGFDEHYFFYWEDAELSWRLYRAGYKILMVPKSKVYHEAHGTFRKLPSPFTSYLMLRNQMLLLLTYYEITQLLTTFPLLFLARFFQSLKGPNRVAQIKALFSLFREGNYISSKRKFIKGISKQGNIFLKMLGDQVFGYEEFASIRRAIIKKYF; translated from the coding sequence ATGGAGGAAATACCAATAATCGTGTTGAACTATAATGGAATAGAACTATTAAAAAAATATTTGCCATCAGTTCTAAATACCAAATACCCATATAAGGAAGTAGTAGTTGTAGATAACGGATCAAAGGATGGAAGTGTAGAATACGTCAAATCGTTAGATGTAAAGATAATACCACTAGATAAAAATTATGGTCCCGCTTATGCTAGAAATATTGCTTTAAAAAGGTTTAAAACCAAATTTATGGCATTTTTAGATAATGACGTCAGACCAGAACCAGACTGGCTAGACATACTGCTAGAAACCATAAAATCTGATGAGAATATAGCTGCTACACAAAGTCTCTATACAGAATGGCCATATGATGATAAACCTAGACTAATTCCTTGGTTTTCCACAGCAGCTGCTCTTGTTAGGAGAGATATTGTAGCGCAAGTAGGAGGTTTTGATGAACATTACTTCTTCTATTGGGAGGATGCTGAATTATCATGGAGATTATACAGGGCAGGATATAAAATTTTGATGGTTCCAAAATCAAAAGTATATCATGAGGCCCATGGTACTTTTAGAAAGCTACCATCACCTTTTACATCATATCTAATGCTAAGGAATCAAATGCTACTTTTACTAACATACTATGAAATCACACAACTTTTGACCACTTTTCCTCTCTTATTCCTCGCCAGATTCTTTCAATCCCTTAAAGGGCCAAACAGAGTAGCTCAAATAAAGGCACTATTTTCATTATTTAGAGAAGGTAATTATATATCTTCAAAAAGAAAGTTTATAAAAGGAATAAGTAAACAAGGAAATATCTTCTTAAAGATGCTAGGAGATCAAGTATTCGGCTATGAAGAATTTGCCTCTATAAGAAGGGCTATTATAAAAAAATATTTTTAA
- a CDS encoding glycosyltransferase family 4 protein: MRIVQVSPFYYPVIGGVERVVKKISEFLASKGYEVIVVTYNRDRNNKTRYKSIEEINGVKVIRVNPLIVWSHGSYSPSIAEVVKVLKPDIVHVHVWRHPYVFQLKNINSIRILQPHSPFYTLQQVGFVTYAYYKLIDNLLGSAIRKYNIISMTPLEQQLLMKKFNVNSTLIPNGVDDELFSITPRSYDFYLYIGRLSREKNIFTLLKAYKRSNIKRSLILAGPDNGIASAIRDYIRKENLNVKYIGEISEKEKIELLSACRAIINPSPYEGFGLTLVEAEAIGKPAIIVGHGGQEFAAPPGLASIMAENSVQSLADALLQMEDDKIVKVLSQGAKMWAENFKFSVIIKKYLEYYLNLFEGKINRVL; the protein is encoded by the coding sequence TTGAGGATAGTACAAGTTTCGCCATTCTATTATCCAGTAATAGGAGGTGTAGAGAGAGTAGTAAAAAAAATCTCTGAATTTCTAGCAAGTAAAGGCTATGAAGTTATAGTTGTAACCTATAATAGAGATAGGAATAACAAGACAAGATATAAGTCAATAGAAGAAATAAATGGAGTAAAAGTAATAAGAGTGAATCCATTAATAGTGTGGTCTCATGGCAGTTATTCTCCATCCATAGCAGAGGTTGTGAAAGTATTGAAGCCTGATATTGTCCATGTACATGTTTGGAGACACCCTTATGTGTTTCAATTAAAGAACATTAATAGTATAAGGATCTTACAGCCCCATTCACCATTCTATACGTTACAACAAGTAGGCTTTGTTACATACGCATATTATAAGTTGATAGATAATCTATTAGGTTCCGCTATTAGAAAATATAATATTATAAGCATGACTCCGTTAGAACAACAACTACTCATGAAAAAATTTAATGTTAATTCAACACTTATTCCTAATGGTGTAGATGATGAATTGTTTTCAATAACTCCACGAAGCTATGATTTCTACTTATATATTGGAAGACTCAGTAGAGAAAAAAACATCTTTACATTATTGAAAGCGTATAAGAGATCAAACATTAAGCGTAGCTTAATTTTAGCAGGACCCGATAATGGAATAGCCTCAGCTATTAGAGATTATATCAGAAAGGAAAATTTAAATGTAAAATATATAGGAGAGATATCAGAGAAAGAAAAAATAGAGCTGTTATCTGCATGTAGAGCTATAATCAATCCCAGTCCTTACGAAGGATTTGGACTTACATTGGTAGAAGCTGAGGCGATAGGTAAGCCTGCCATAATTGTTGGGCATGGAGGACAAGAGTTTGCTGCACCACCAGGATTAGCTAGTATAATGGCCGAAAATAGTGTTCAAAGTCTAGCGGATGCTCTATTACAAATGGAAGACGATAAAATAGTTAAGGTATTGTCACAAGGAGCAAAAATGTGGGCAGAGAATTTCAAATTTAGTGTAATTATTAAAAAATACTTGGAATATTATTTGAATCTTTTTGAAGGTAAAATAAACAGAGTATTATAA
- a CDS encoding glycosyltransferase, with translation MTRLLYVNFGHPAISGATTTVVELMTRLPNMGVKVDLIEVLSKDEKGLLDTYPELNDKINLISLVRLPTNNNLIGRTIRQIYRSSILRAKIRKMIDNYDFIIGFDTRKTIHMIYSEPYIMFPLYKFYLELIKMTNLIDGTAWFINSIKVIRKFKSSKLNICAGKILQELLGTKYNIYCKALEPPAGVDLNLIRNVEPYSYQFDAIHVSRQGFIKGTPEAIQVMRMLEKQGYSRFALIGSQDYGFDLNRYLMNKDNIKYFGEIIDKRVMYSILKSAKVFIYPTHADSFGIVVAEALACGVPVVAYDIPAMRYYYGDCKSVKLVKEGDVKQMFLEVLEIFKDYDYYKALAEECASKYSWDKVAESFLNILKDLQQKFS, from the coding sequence ATGACTAGATTACTTTATGTTAACTTTGGGCATCCTGCTATATCTGGAGCTACTACGACAGTTGTAGAATTAATGACAAGATTGCCAAATATGGGTGTTAAGGTAGATTTGATCGAAGTATTATCTAAAGATGAAAAAGGTTTACTTGATACTTATCCCGAGCTTAATGACAAGATTAATTTAATTTCTCTTGTAAGATTACCCACAAATAATAATTTAATAGGGAGGACTATTAGGCAGATTTATCGTAGTTCCATACTGAGAGCAAAAATAAGAAAAATGATTGATAATTACGATTTTATCATAGGCTTCGATACGAGAAAGACGATACATATGATTTATTCTGAGCCTTATATAATGTTTCCTTTATATAAATTTTATTTAGAATTGATTAAAATGACTAATTTAATTGACGGAACAGCATGGTTTATAAATTCGATAAAGGTCATTAGAAAATTTAAATCTAGTAAGTTGAATATTTGTGCAGGAAAAATTTTGCAAGAATTATTAGGGACTAAGTATAATATATACTGTAAGGCGCTTGAACCTCCTGCAGGCGTAGATTTAAATTTAATAAGGAACGTAGAGCCGTACAGCTACCAGTTTGATGCAATACATGTGTCTAGACAGGGTTTTATTAAAGGTACACCCGAAGCAATACAAGTTATGAGGATGTTAGAAAAACAAGGATATTCAAGATTTGCACTTATAGGATCACAAGATTATGGATTCGATTTAAATAGATATTTAATGAATAAAGATAATATAAAATATTTTGGAGAGATAATAGATAAAAGAGTAATGTACTCTATTTTGAAATCAGCTAAAGTTTTTATCTATCCTACGCATGCGGACTCTTTTGGAATAGTAGTTGCTGAAGCGTTAGCATGTGGCGTACCCGTAGTTGCTTATGATATACCTGCAATGAGGTATTATTATGGAGATTGTAAATCTGTTAAACTAGTAAAAGAAGGTGATGTAAAACAAATGTTTCTAGAAGTCTTAGAGATTTTTAAAGATTATGACTACTATAAGGCCTTAGCAGAAGAATGCGCGTCCAAATATAGTTGGGACAAAGTAGCTGAGTCTTTCTTAAATATTTTGAAAGATTTACAACAGAAGTTTTCTTAA
- a CDS encoding oligosaccharide flippase family protein, whose amino-acid sequence MTELEKLGRALVTNYINLLQGRFISHVIGFIGSVLVIRILAPTDYGILSIAMSLPYTVGVFGNLGVNMAVTRYVSKYKESNNLAKVYRMISSGIVFDVLYGIILAIIGYILAPYIFTFIYNKPQVIPYGEFASLFCIPYWASSSIFSGILGLELTKENSNMWIIHYSLQTIFSVGLGLSFLRIYGVIIGYMLGYCGVIFYGIAVLKRNSFLARPSLVDIKELLRFGIPLVMQSLGNTISGIYATSLTNRFFSIFVISNLNASSKLGTLFDTILNPLSYALQPTLSKLDKNKHDIKKIVNELYKLNIIVQIPIVISVMFLSNEIINLLAGNQYTLAPTLLRLSLISPLIITIAGVSIINSLLLFQGYSKFVSKVNTINIIFYTILLTILVPKYSYLGYFISNWIGWIPGYIISFSYVKKLYNFKLPIRDTLKLYIISIIILLPVLFMQNIYGVILAISLILLLYRIYVKINVINRQELDILISVIQNSHLHYIGKILRKLLL is encoded by the coding sequence ATGACAGAACTAGAGAAGCTTGGTAGAGCTCTAGTAACTAATTATATTAATTTGTTACAGGGAAGATTTATTTCCCATGTCATTGGTTTCATTGGATCGGTCTTAGTTATACGTATTTTAGCTCCTACAGATTACGGCATATTAAGCATAGCCATGTCCTTGCCCTACACTGTTGGTGTATTCGGTAACTTAGGTGTTAATATGGCCGTAACACGCTACGTTTCGAAATATAAAGAGAGCAACAATCTAGCTAAGGTATATCGCATGATATCTTCTGGAATAGTCTTTGATGTACTCTATGGCATAATACTAGCTATTATAGGGTATATTTTAGCTCCCTATATTTTTACCTTTATCTACAATAAACCCCAGGTTATTCCTTATGGTGAATTTGCGAGTCTTTTTTGTATACCATACTGGGCTTCAAGTTCTATATTTTCAGGTATATTAGGACTAGAACTTACCAAGGAAAATAGTAATATGTGGATAATCCATTATTCACTTCAAACAATTTTTAGTGTAGGACTAGGATTAAGTTTTCTTAGGATATATGGCGTCATAATAGGATATATGTTAGGGTATTGTGGAGTAATCTTTTACGGTATTGCTGTACTTAAACGAAATTCATTTTTAGCCAGGCCAAGTCTCGTGGATATTAAAGAATTACTAAGATTTGGAATTCCACTAGTAATGCAATCTTTAGGAAATACAATTTCGGGAATATACGCCACGTCATTAACTAATAGATTTTTTTCGATATTTGTGATCTCAAACCTTAATGCTTCATCTAAACTAGGTACATTATTTGATACTATCCTTAATCCACTCTCATATGCCTTGCAACCTACATTATCGAAATTAGATAAAAATAAGCATGATATTAAAAAAATTGTAAATGAATTATATAAATTAAACATTATAGTTCAAATACCTATCGTTATCTCTGTAATGTTTTTATCTAATGAGATAATTAATCTTCTTGCAGGCAATCAATATACCTTAGCTCCTACACTCTTAAGGTTATCTTTAATAAGCCCCCTTATCATAACTATTGCAGGCGTGTCAATTATTAATTCATTATTACTCTTTCAAGGTTATTCAAAATTCGTTTCGAAAGTAAATACCATTAATATTATCTTTTACACCATATTGCTTACAATTCTGGTCCCGAAATATAGCTATTTAGGATATTTTATAAGTAATTGGATTGGATGGATTCCAGGTTATATAATTTCGTTTTCTTACGTTAAAAAGCTATACAATTTTAAATTACCTATAAGGGATACTCTTAAATTATATATAATTTCTATTATCATCTTACTCCCAGTCCTTTTTATGCAAAATATATATGGAGTAATATTAGCAATTTCTCTTATTCTTCTATTATATAGAATATATGTAAAAATAAATGTAATAAATAGACAAGAACTAGATATATTAATATCTGTGATTCAGAATTCGCATTTACATTACATCGGAAAAATATTAAGAAAACTTCTGTTGTAA
- a CDS encoding glycosyltransferase family 1 protein, which produces MKIALMGFAGVNREWSLGRLTFLFYRGLSELGEDVYLVSKLQLRNDFKSLQIKKYPKIFGKDIITDIISHYFAVRKLNPDVYHFVYPYVSASIMLLLPARYKKILTVHDVKPLILPEFMNTKERLNILVLKTIIKNIDHVIAISESTRRQLIQFLDVDESKISVVYNPLDPIFRKISEKELTPIRQKIGKFILNVARYDRLKNPRNLIRAYKIIRRSYDIKLVIVGAFWRYGIRMIQEELGDTKDVIIYEHLSDDELVKYYNASELFLFPSIYEGFGMPIIEAMACGTPVVTSDRWSMKELAEGVGLLVNPEDPEDIAEKVSKVISDEGLRKEMIRKGLDKAKEFNYLNIAKALIKVYKEV; this is translated from the coding sequence ATGAAAATTGCACTCATGGGATTCGCTGGTGTTAATAGAGAATGGAGCCTAGGTAGATTAACCTTCTTGTTTTACAGAGGTTTAAGTGAGCTGGGTGAAGACGTCTATCTAGTCTCAAAGTTACAACTCAGAAATGATTTTAAATCTTTGCAAATTAAAAAATATCCTAAAATATTTGGAAAAGATATAATAACGGATATAATATCACATTATTTTGCAGTCAGAAAATTAAATCCAGATGTATATCATTTTGTTTATCCGTATGTAAGTGCTAGCATTATGTTACTTTTACCTGCTAGATATAAGAAAATATTAACTGTCCATGACGTTAAGCCATTAATTCTACCTGAATTTATGAACACAAAAGAAAGGCTTAACATTCTTGTCCTAAAGACAATTATTAAAAATATAGATCACGTAATAGCGATTTCTGAAAGTACTAGAAGACAACTAATTCAATTTCTTGATGTTGATGAGAGTAAGATTTCTGTAGTTTATAATCCGTTAGACCCAATATTTAGAAAAATCAGTGAAAAGGAGCTTACACCGATAAGACAAAAAATTGGAAAATTTATTCTAAATGTAGCAAGATATGATAGGCTCAAAAATCCTAGAAATTTGATCAGAGCGTACAAAATTATACGTCGTAGCTATGATATAAAATTGGTTATAGTAGGCGCGTTTTGGAGGTATGGTATAAGAATGATCCAAGAGGAGCTTGGAGATACGAAAGATGTAATAATCTATGAACATTTAAGTGATGATGAACTGGTAAAATATTATAATGCGAGTGAACTATTCCTTTTTCCCTCTATTTATGAAGGATTTGGAATGCCAATAATAGAAGCGATGGCATGTGGCACACCTGTAGTAACTTCAGATAGATGGTCTATGAAAGAACTTGCAGAAGGAGTAGGTCTTTTAGTTAACCCAGAAGATCCAGAAGATATAGCTGAAAAAGTATCTAAGGTTATATCTGATGAAGGTTTAAGAAAAGAAATGATAAGGAAAGGACTAGATAAAGCGAAAGAGTTTAATTACTTGAATATCGCTAAAGCTTTGATAAAGGTATATAAAGAGGTTTAA
- a CDS encoding glycosyltransferase yields MSEPLVSIVIPTLNSQKTVESTLESLSILDYDNFEVIVVDSYSTDKTLNIVSKYVEKYKIRIVMEKRRGRGVAYNRGIFESRGKYVAFLDSDARVGTSSWIKNAVKIMENDDSVGVVFTKVYSPPDSKFIQKSIDTFLCKGFTTANGAIYRKEAVIKVGGFNENMNYMQEDELLYKLEKAGYKYKVNFDDKIYHYHRDSIKSYVKQNMEAAIGAKYFYKITRERWVIRDAVLRLSTFLLSIILVITLAIFNPKILGLLLLLFYILILLKTEFETCPQYKWSKYVYFSPFLIYLSIVGYSIGFLTRKE; encoded by the coding sequence ATGAGTGAACCATTAGTAAGTATAGTTATACCGACTTTGAATTCACAAAAGACAGTTGAAAGTACTTTAGAATCTTTAAGTATACTTGATTATGATAATTTTGAGGTAATAGTTGTAGATAGCTATTCAACTGATAAAACTTTGAATATAGTAAGTAAATATGTGGAAAAATATAAGATAAGAATAGTTATGGAGAAAAGGAGAGGTAGAGGTGTAGCCTACAACAGAGGAATTTTTGAGAGTAGAGGAAAATATGTAGCCTTTCTAGATAGTGATGCTAGAGTAGGTACATCATCTTGGATTAAAAATGCGGTCAAAATTATGGAAAATGATGATAGTGTAGGAGTAGTTTTCACTAAGGTGTACTCACCTCCAGATTCTAAATTTATCCAGAAATCTATAGATACATTTTTATGTAAGGGATTTACAACTGCTAATGGAGCGATTTATAGAAAAGAAGCCGTAATAAAAGTAGGTGGATTTAATGAGAATATGAATTATATGCAGGAAGATGAACTTCTTTATAAGTTAGAGAAAGCAGGATATAAGTATAAGGTTAATTTCGATGATAAGATATATCATTATCATAGAGATTCAATAAAGTCATATGTTAAGCAGAATATGGAGGCTGCAATTGGAGCAAAATATTTCTATAAAATTACAAGGGAAAGATGGGTGATTAGGGACGCAGTATTACGTTTATCTACATTTTTATTGTCAATTATACTGGTTATAACACTTGCTATATTTAACCCAAAAATTTTGGGCTTGCTTTTATTATTGTTCTATATCTTAATATTGTTAAAAACTGAGTTTGAGACTTGCCCTCAATATAAATGGTCAAAATATGTGTATTTTTCTCCTTTTCTAATATATCTATCTATAGTAGGCTATTCAATAGGTTTTTTAACTCGTAAAGAATAA